The following are encoded together in the Lactuca sativa cultivar Salinas chromosome 1, Lsat_Salinas_v11, whole genome shotgun sequence genome:
- the LOC111880150 gene encoding uncharacterized protein LOC111880150, with protein sequence MASLTPGVLSKLLQNLDNPTAKVAGDHRSPLLQVIGIVPKDDVFDFDRKNKGFYLRVSDSIHSAYVSVAEADVDLILGDKIQLGQFIHVTRLDFGSPVPVLRGLKPVPKRRPCVGDPKDLISSDSLVIRSNSRVDFSKKKKEGKVKESNSNSSRRLSLVNVKTRDEPETRRLSLDYSSRKSWDRSPAPASKHRRSGSDSNGGLGTKFTEPSSPLCSTPVRSGKKASSVKDLPLKPPNLNLPPLRNKNIIVSEKLINKPIKKDLKTSFDSIPTPIHLTKIPINAKTASDSKVSWDSVSPTVRELGKDLIGRRNLGFSYAVNALEETSVIENILQCMSEFAEICELAETSTNPLEQFLNFYQKLQTSSAMVNVLIDSKSTLHKSKSQASLWVQAALQTNLAKFTLFTMEENQKIPQAERNYHIVLDTEKIQVENRLPENKKSPKTNEPVASTTRCVGPTMKKERIELSNGSSRLKETANLAEKLLLASRKWFLNYLEVSLNKGFKLTKGEESGVAICLLGQLKRVNQWLDDSVIGDEKVENLRKKLYTFLLEHVRK encoded by the exons ATGGCGTCTCTTACACCTGGGGTTCTATCCAAGCTCCTCCAAAACCTAGACAACCCAACCGCCAAAGTCGCCGGAGACCACCGCTCTCCTCTCCTCCAAGTCATCGGGATTGTTCCGAAGGATGACGTTTTCGATTTCGATAGGAAAAACAAAGGGTTTTATCTGAGAGTCTCGGATTCCATTCACTCAGCTTACGTTTCTGTAGCGGAGGCTGATGTTGATTTGATTCTGGGAGATAAGATCCAACTAGGTCAGTTCATACATGTCACTCGCCTCGATTTTGGCTCCCCTGTTCCGGTTCTTCGCGGCCTTAAACCGGTTCCTAAACGGCGTCCATGCGTCGGCGACCCGAAGGACCTGATCTCGAGTGATTCGTTAGTGATTCGGAGTAACAGTCGGGTTGATTTCtctaagaagaagaaagagggaaaAGTGAAGGAGAGTAATAGTAATTCATCCAGAAGGCTTTCATTGGTAAATGTGAAGACTCGTGATGAACCGGAAACGAGAAGGTTGAGTTTGGATTACTCGTCGAGGAAGTCTTGGGACCGGAGTCCGGCGCCGGCGAGTAAACACCGCCGTTCTGGTTCAGATTCTAATGGCGGGTTGGGTACAAAATTCACAGAGCCTTCGTCTCCACTCTGTTCTACTCCG gtACGTTCGGGTAAGAAAGCTTCTTCAGTGAAGGATTTACCTCTAAAACCACCAAATTTAAATCTACCACCTCTTAGAAACAAAAACATAATAGTCTCCGAAAAATTAATAAACAAACCAATTAAAaaagacttgaaaacatcattcGATTCCATTCCAACACCAATCCATCTCACCAAAATCCCAATCAATGCTAAAACGGCGTCGGATTCAAAAGTTTCATGGGATTCCGTTTCACCCACAGTCCGTGAACTTGGAAAG GATCTTATTGGACGTAGGAATTTGGGATTTTCGTATGCGGTAAATGCGTTAGAAGAAACATCGGTCATAGAGAACATCCTTCAATGCATGAG tGAATTTGCAGAAATATGTGAACTTGCTGAGACATCTACAAATCCCCTCGAACAATTCTTGAACTTCTATCAGAAGCTTCAAACCTCATCTGCCATGGTCAACGTCTTAATTGactcaaagtcaactctccataaatcaaaaagtcaagCTTCATTGTGGGTACAAGCAGCTTTACAAACTAACCTTGCAAAGTTTACTTTGTTTACAATGgaagaaaatcaaaaaattccaCAAGCCGAGCGAAATTATCATATTGTCCTTGACACCGAGAAAATTCAAGTGGAAAACCGGTTACCTGAAAACAAGAAAAGCCCGAAAACAAACGAACCGGTTGCTTCTACAACACGGTGTGTTGGCCCTACCATGAAAAAAGAAAGGATAGAATTGTCAAATGGAAGTAGTCGATTAAAGGAAACGGCTAACTTAGCTGAAAAACTACTTTTGGCATCGAGGAAATGGTTTTTGAATTACTTGGAAGTTTCTTTAAACAAGGGGTTTAAATTGACGAAAGGAGAAGAGTCGGGGGTAGCAATTTGTCTTTTGGGACAACTCAAAAGGGTTAATCAATGGCTCGATGATTCGGTTATTGGGGACGAAAAGGTGGAAAATTTAAGGAAGAAATTATATACTTTTTTGCTTGAGCATGTTCGGAAGTAG